CACAAAGTTCAACTCTAAAGGCATTTAAAATATGCATGTTGtaactgtaacagcccgatttaggGCCTAGTCGAAAtaatggtttcgagaccacaaatctgacgaggaaaaattttattatcattatatttttatggcctacaatttcatgaacaaattttgtgaaaatttcgtttgaaaattttgacatttgggcactcaatttagtcaaaaggattaaattgtaaaaagtacaaaagttgagttctacatgttataggtgtccaattgttgtgaaattttaaattagaggtccttaaatggaaattataccattggttaaattgtggacaaaaatggacatgagataagtgaaataggatatttttaagtgaagggtattttagtcatctacttattaaaatgaattaaaaacaaaattaaaagccaatttttgtccatcttcaatcTAGGGCCGAATTTtacaagggggaagccatagttagggttttcaagcttccaatctccatagtaagtgatcctaagccccgtttttaatattctttacgtttttagagtcccgataacttgatttagcttattctagcaataatttaacctagggttcatatttggaaaaatacccataagtgaaatgtgtttattttgatgttctatggtagaatatgaagcttggaattatgttaaataacttttgctaagcgattttaagtgaaaacgagtaaaatgacataatcggtaaaaatacctaatattcataagtaagtgttagagtgggaatttgatgttaccatagaagggaaaaatttccaacatgtcataaaacataagaataagggatgaagtttaatttccgagctttgggacaaaagtggaaatatgcaaaagtttagggataaaatcgtaatttttccaaaaattgagTCGAggtttgttttgataaatgtgaatattaaacaagctaaatttgatattatagatcaagaagaacgtgGAATCAATCTCAATCGGGGAAAGGAAAAGATCgtagactaaattgcaaaatttctatattttgcaccgaggtaagtttgtatgtgaataatgcattgttttaattttatttaatatattgttgagatatgattgaatatcaaataaatatttgatgtagattacaaaaatgtggttaaatttgaaaaaattggtAAAATGTTGTAAAATAAGGTTCCCAATTGAACACTCGGATTAGACCGGGATTCATTGAATGTAAGGGGTCGCTAAGTGTagattccccgaatcattgatcaaaaaggggttgctaagtgcagattcccAGAATCACTGAtcaaaaaggggttgctaagtgcagattccccgAAACTCTGATAAAAAAGGTGTTGCGAAGTGCAGATTCctcaaggggttgctaagtgttgattcctcGAATTATTGATTccaaaggtggttgctaagtgctaattccaccgtatccttgattgtgaaagggttgctatgtgttgattcctTGTATCATTGaatataaggtggttgctaagtgctaattCCATCGAGTAACGGTTAATATTCCAAAGTGTTCATCGGGGAAATTGCACAAGTGAAAGTACATGTGAAATGGATAAGATTACGTGATGAATATTGGGTTCGATATTTAATCGACCATTGAGTAAGATGATATGAagtattaaaactattaaagagtaaatttagaaataaaacagttttgaacaacaacagttgtgtaattttgaaaaatcaccaaaaatggtggaaatttaattatgggtttaatgagatatgaaattaaatctgaatgagtctattttcacataaatgAAACAGAATAATCAAAAGAGttaaatattttgagatatttgaattttagtgagacagggtcagaatgattttgaaatccccTATTCCAACtttgtaaaatcattaaaaattgtaaaaaaatagttatggtttttaatttacatgattaaatttatcaataagtctattttcaagagaaacaaatagaaacatcatttgaattctgtacaaagagataattattttttagtgaagaggggtcagagctatcgagcagtgaaataggagAAAcgttaaagaataaactgtactaatgggctaaaccaaaaattctgaaaattttatggtaagaatatatatgagtctagtttcagggaaaatttatagagcttaatttggagttccatagctccagataaaaataatttagtgactatgatgCGAATAAATAACTTGCTGGAACTTGAATAAATAGtgaatttatgtgtgattaagattatattatctaTGGAAACATGCTAAAAGcttgtttattatttacatacttacttactaagctatatgcttactcctcttacttttcccttgttttatagtgttaccAGTTCAGCTCGAAATTCAGAAATAGTCGGGAACTCATCTACACTATCCAcaacttttggtattttgtaatcaatatttctaaattatggcatgtatagaagacTTGATTTTGATGTTATATATTACAAAGTATTTAGCCTAAATGTTAGtatatgttatttgataaattattttatacaatgtTAATGATgatagttaaaatgttaagtatgatttaaatatatttgagaatATAAATGTTGGTTGAAACATTGGAATTGACTGGGTTACGATCTGAAAATTTGCAGGTGAGGTtacatatttataaaggggattatgtcaaaattttcataaaaaaaaaatctcagtTGGAACGATAACAAGTGTTTGTGTTCTAGTAATACTCATACTCTGTTCTACCGaggaacacgggtaaggggtgttatattttagtggtatcagagctatggtttagtcagTTCTCGGATTAATATAATGTGTGTGAAagtctatctatacatgccatagatatattgtgatagtgtgatgatttctgacaatttaaattgtgtttttatatagtaaatggatcccgaCCAAGCTGTAACAGATGATGTAGAGAGTAATACGCCGGCTCTCGCGCAAGGGACCGTACCTGAGGAAAGTAGACCTGAAACACATAGTCAGGGTGATggggctcgagaagccttccTTTATATGATGAATAATTGGTATACAAAATTTGTTCGAGCAAATCCGAATGTTCAacctcctccaccccctcctattccCCAACCGGTTCCCGTAGCTCCACAAGGTGTTGATTTGGTAAGATTGAGTAAACCTCCAGTTGATAAAATCCGAAAGCAAGGGGCTGAAGATTTCAGGGCTAATATAGATGATGATCCCGAGAAGGcagagttttggcttgaaaattctATCTGGGTATTTGATGAGTTATCATGTACTCCCAAAGAGTGTTTGAAATGTGCTATATCTTTACTGAAGGATTCAGCAtatcgttggtggaaaacaCTAGTATCTGTGGTTCCGAAAGAAAGagttacatgggatttcttcCAAGAAGAATTCAGAAAGAAGTACATAAGCCAACGGTTTATtgataaaaaatgcaaaaagttTCTCGAATTGAAGCATGGCCGAATGTctatggcagaatatgaaagaGAGCTTGTTAGACTCAGTAAATATGCTCAAGAGTGTGTGTCCACAGAGGCTatcatgtgtaaaagatttgaagatgggttaaACGAATATATCATATTGTTCGTTGGGATTTTAGAACTGAAAAAATTTGTGGTACTGTTTAATCGAGCTTGCAAGGCCGAAAAActgaataaagaaaagagaaaagctgaGATTGAGGCTCGAAATGTAAGAAAAAGGCCAATGAGTAATACATTTCAATCCCAATTAAAGGAGTTTAAAGAGACGAATCCACGATTAACTGTTTTAGCTGGGTATTCACATAGAGACCGTGGGAAGTCATATTCAGGTGCTAAAGCTAAAGCTACTTCAAAGGCAAGTGTGGGCAATATAGGGCATAACAGACCTGAGTGTCAACAGTGTGGTAGGCGACATTGAGAAATTTAATCATGTAAATTACAAACCATAACtctttttgtacaatttttaatgattttacaaaGTTGGAATAggggatttcaaaatcattctgaccctgtctcactaaaattcaaatatctcaaaatatttaactcttttgcttattcTGTTTcatttatgtgaaaatagactcattcagatttaatttcatatctcatgaaacccctaattcaatttccaccatttttggtgatttttcaaaattacacaacTGGTGttgttcaaaactattttatttctaaatttactctttaatagttttaatactTCATATCATCTTGCTCAAGGGTCGATTAAATATCGAACCCAATATTCATCACGTAATCTTATCCATTTCACATGTACTTTCACTTGTCCAATttccccgatgaacacttcagaATATTAACCGTTACTCGatggaatcaacacttagcaaccaccttatattcagtgatacggggaatcagcacatagaaACCCCTTCAAAATcaaggatacggtggaatcagcacttagcaaccacctttagaaTCAATAATTTGGGGAATCATCACTTAGCAATCCCTCAgggaatctgcacttagcaacccctttttgaTCAAAGTTTcggggaatctgcacttagcaacTCCTTTTTTATCATTGATTCGGGGAATTTGCACTTAGGAACCCCTTTTTGATCAGTTATTcggggaatctgcacttagcaaccccttacaTTCAATGAATCCCGGTCTAATTTGAGTGTTCAATCAGGAAccttattttacaatattttaccaactttttcaaatttaaccacatttttgtaatctacatcaaatatttatcctATATTCCATCatatctcaacaatatattaaataaaattaaaacaatgcattattcacatataaacttacctcagtgcaaaatatagaaattttgtaatttagtctaCGATCTTTTCCTTTCCCCGATTGAGATTGATTCcacgttcttcttgatctataatatcaaatttagctttttttaatattcaaatttatcaaaacattCCTCGActcaatttttggaaaattgcagttttacccctaaacttttgcatatttccacTTTTttcccaaagctcggaaattaaacttcatccattattcttatgttttatgacatgctgaacattttccccttctatggtaacattaaattcccactctaacacttacttatgaacattaggtatatTTACCGATtgtgtcgttttactcgttttcacttaaaatcgcttagcaaaagttgtttaacataatttcaagcttcatattctaccatataacatcaaaataaacacatttcacctatgggtatttttccaaatatgaaccctaggttaaattattgcaagaataagctaaatcaagttaccgggactccaaaaacgtaaagaacattaaaaacggggcttgggatcacttactatgaagcttggaagcttgaaaaccctaactatggcttccacCCTTGTAAAATTCGGCCatagcttgaagatggacaaatattggcttttaattttgtttttaattcattttaataactaaatgactaaaatacccttcacttaaaaatatcctatttcacttatctcatgtccatttttgtccacaatttaaccaatggtctaatttccatttaaggacccacaatttaaaatttcataacaattggacacctctaacatgtagaactcaacttttgtactttttacaatttagtccttttgactaaattgagtgcccaagcgtcaaaatttttgaacgaaattttcacgaaatctttccgtaaaattttaggccatagaaatataatgataataaaatttttcctcgtcggagATATGGTTCCGAAACTattgttccgactaggccctaaatcgggctattacagtaTCAGCTCGTtctttagtggtgtcaaaaatagtgattTCAAGACCCCAATTCCGATAAGTAAgttagtaattattattatttaatttttacgaGTCAAGTATATCGatatagttaattttaatttaataatttttattaattgaatggttaatttaggtgcaatgactaaattgtaaaaactaaaaacttaatcgttattgaatttttttgctAAATTGCTTAATTGGAAAATGGTTAAGGTGTAGTATGGCAATCATGTCATATTCTATTATAGTGAGACAGTtgatacatattttttatattttatatgttacttttaatgttataataatattaataaagtaaaacataaaatatgtcattttcttttccatttttgggTCTTTATCGAATACTCAAACTGAAGGAGGAAGCCATTGTTTTCAATTCAAGCTTTCTGTCCTCTTGCATGTAAGTTTTCCTAAGCCcgtttttgataaattttatatttttgatatcgTCGTAATTCGAATTAGTTAACCCGTACATCtgttttcaaaactgttaaagtttgttaaagttaccattgatgaattttagatatttttttatagaaaatggtAGATTTGAAAGCTAGAAGATGTTTAAAgactattttgttaagtaaattttgttagttttgcatttagggattaaaaattaaatgttgataaagtagcatgaaattttggtaaattcaaattttaaagggCTGTAAAAGGGTAtcattgaaattgaaatgaaaacaaGGTTCAATTGTGAAAGTGATAGTTGTTTTggtttaagggactaaattgaataaaaagcaaaacttttgggaaattatgaaaatgaataaaatatgttatatacattaaatgAGATTATTTAAAGTGTTTGGAACCGATAGTTGAAAATAAATTCTGCATAGATAAAGAATCAATAGatgatcgaggaaaagagaaatttatAGATTATACATGATACTCTTGCTTTTGTTGTTTGACcctggtaagttcatacagtataaataagtttaatttgttgtttaattatgttttaatgtgtATTTTTATGTGATTGGAAGTTTGGATTGGTTTTGAGGTAGTATGCAAATTGGTGTTAGATTTGATTGAAGTGAAATAATACTAAACGAAAATGTTAAGATTAATCCttatgaacttagtaaaagtcTCATATACAAGGTTAAGAATTGATGTCCAATGGTTCTGAATTCCAACATTTGCTGCGGACTCGAAGATACATCTAACATAGGTTTAGCCCGAACgggtaaccttacatgtatataaaGCCTTGGCCAAATTATTTGTTGTGCTGATAAAGGTTTAGCCCGGATGGATAACCTAACACTAGTGTTTCTGATTAGTTCGAACGAGCATTTGACATTATCTTCACCTATGTACTGAGTTCTTTTACGATGTTTCAtcgagtaaaaataaaagatggaaaaatgtgAAACTATGAAATTGATGGTGACAAAAGATGATCATGATATGAATATGAGATGCAAATTGACTTATTCTTGATATATGGTTATTGGAGATTATATGTAGATTATAATTCAAAAACCTTACTtatttgatgatgttgtattATACCTTGATAGGGATAATTGTTTAGCATATTGAATAGTATGTGCTAAGTGATTGAGGTAAGtaaattgtttatattgtatgagcttactaagtattcatAGTACTTGCCCGTGTTACTACTTTCTCTGTAAATTTTAGACGTCTGAAACGTGTCGATCAGATCAACGAGAAGCACACTTCTATTGTTTCCCGGTTCGATAGACTTTTAAATGTTCAAGCTTGGTTatttgtggcatgtacataggatggtTAAACTTGTACAAGTTGAAGAATGTGTTTTGGCATGGTTATCCTtgtataaaagtatatatgGTAACTTGTTAAATGATGTATGGTTTGTTGCCAAGTTTGGTATTTAGAATGTTCATATGAATAACAAAACTTAGATGATGATATGAATATGACCTAATATGTGGTATGAATTGGTTAAAGGTTATGGTATGAGTTGTAATgacttgtttttaatgtttgtGTTGATGCCAATGAtggtatattggttgtatgtttaAGGAAGAGTTTATGCTATGATATGATCAAGTTTTGGGTTTTACATTGGTTATTGAATGCATTATAGGCCATTTTGGAAAGGTTGGGTTGTCTTATGCCACCTATGGTCTATTTTGTTGTACACGGTCTAGCATacagccgtgtgtcacacacaaggtgacacgaccatgtgcttATTGGAAGTTATGGAACATTTGCATACACGTTCATAGTTTGTAACACAAGATGGCCACACGCTCGTGTATGTCTCAAAAGTGAATTCCTTATTTTTACACACGACATCAGAGAGATACACGGTTTAAGTACACGATCGTGTAACTCTTAATCAGACGGTCTCAATCAGATGCACAGTCCAGTCACATGGGTTCAACCTGTCatatggcctggccacacggctgtATGGCCCCTATTTGTAGATTTTCCCTTACTTTttgtaaacttttaaaattagtcATTGCTTACTTCTGAGAGTATtttagagctttcataagctcattTTAAGCCCAATTTTGTTTGTAAAGCATGAATTGTATGATGTATAagatttattgaatattaaatgaattcttgatttaaaaattcatgTAATCATTTTGTTAATTGATGTAGCATCCTGTAACTCGATTCTGCCGTCGaggacgggttaggggtgttacacagaTATTCATGGGGGAACTAAGAAAAACATGATCAAGAGTGAAAGAACATGGTTGAGACACATAACCTACATAATCATTCTTGGGTTGTAGAGAAATATAC
This genomic window from Gossypium raimondii isolate GPD5lz chromosome 10, ASM2569854v1, whole genome shotgun sequence contains:
- the LOC105775540 gene encoding uncharacterized protein LOC105775540 → MDPDQAVTDDVESNTPALAQGTVPEESRPETHSQGDGAREAFLYMMNNWYTKFVRANPNVQPPPPPPIPQPVPVAPQGVDLVRLSKPPVDKIRKQGAEDFRANIDDDPEKAEFWLENSIWVFDELSCTPKECLKCAISLLKDSAYRWWKTLVSVVPKERVTWDFFQEEFRKKYISQRFIDKKCKKFLELKHGRMSMAEYERELVRLSKYAQECVSTEAIMCKRFEDGLNEYIILFVGILELKKFVVLFNRACKAEKLNKEKRKAEIEARNVRKRPMSNTFQSQLKEFKETNPRLTVLAGYSHRDRGKSYSGAKAKATSKASVGNIGHNRPECQQCGRRH